The sequence GTTCGTTAAATGATATATTCCCACAGGCATAGCCTGAAAATGGGTATAAAAAGAGCAGGGCTGCATTGCAGCTCTGCTCACTTTGGGTTATTTATTGCTTTTCTTGTTTTTGAAATAGCTTTTCGTATTTCTCCACGATTTCAAAGTATTTTTGCTTTTTCTCTTCTCGTAGTGCCCGCATTTCCGGCGTATTGCACTCCCCCCTGGATACTCCGGGGTGCGCCGCCAACCATGCTTTACTGATTTTTCTTTCCCGGATTGCATATTCGTGATCAAGCGCTTTGAGTTCAGCCAGTTCTTCCTCACTAATCTTTACTTCTTCCATCTGGTATACACTCCTTTCCCTAAAATACGGCAGGTCTCCTCGATCAGTATGTGCTTTGCATTTTCTTCATAGTCTAAGAGTCCAAGATGTTTCCTTATCATCGTCGAAGAAACATTATCTTTTGCTTGTTCTTTTGCTTCTTCCCACTCTTTAAGTGTTACTCCGTCCATCTGTTCCAGGCGATAACGATATTTATGGTCAAAGGCTTCCATCACGCCGGTGCCATCGGCAATCATGCTGGGAACATCCGCCTCATCACTGAATGAAAACTGCGTTTGATCCGCTGGGTGATTATGTATATTGTAACTGCCTTTCATGGAAATGTCAACGCCGGTTAAGTCGATATAATCCGGCTGGTGACTGGTAACGGAATACACTTTGCCGGTGCGGTCAATAACCAGCATGTGCTCCTCGTCGGCGCGCTCGTACTGTGTAATAAACCGATCCACATAGGCATTGCGTTCCTGCTCAGACTGCGGATTGATTTGGCCAAGATATACAGCTTCCGCCTGTTCCTCCACGGCCGGTTTATCTACGCCTCTTGCGCCACGAATAACGCCGCCATTTTTCTCCACATACTTTTCATACCACTGGCTATAGGTCATATCTGCCGGTACGGTCATGGACTTGCCGGTTACCGGATCCCTGGCCCAGCGGGTGCCGGAGCGGTTACTCATCCCGCACCAATTGCGACACGCCTTTGCCACCATCTGCTTTGACGCCGATCTATCGGCCAAAGACGCTTCCCAGCTGCTGGGGCACTCCAAGGTAGAACTGACTATGGATGTGTACACCCACATTCGACAGAGCAGAGCACAGCGTACCGCCGAGCAGTTAAACGACTTTGTTTCTTCCTGAACGAGTAAGACAAAAGTAGGACAAAAATGCCGTCAAACACCAACATTGGCACACAAATTGCCACAAGTGCAAAACAGAAAAAAGCAAAGAAAGAAAGCCCCGAATTCGCGCAATCACGCGCCATTCGGGGCTTTTTTGGCGGAGAGCAAGGGATTCGAACCCTCGAACACCCGTTTAGATGTTACACGATTTCCAATCGTGCTCCTTCGGCCAGCTCGGACAACTCTCCATATACAGCGGGCGCAAGGTGCGTCCGCTTATTCACTTTTAATCCAAGACCTGGTAGTAAGAGGAGAACTGATTCAGCTTTTCCTCAAACTTATCCTTGGACTGCTGCTTCGGGGTGGGGATGGGATAATGGCCGGTGAAACAACCGTCGCAAAAATCGAATCCGGACTCCTTCGCAAGTTCGTGAGTAGATTCTACACTAAGATACCCCAAGCTGTCAACCCCTAATTGGCAAGAAATTTCAGAAATTTCGTGAAATTTGCATGCAATCAGGTTTTCTTCGCTATCAATGTCCGTTCCAAAGAAGCAAGGATGCCGAAACGGAGGGGCAGAAACCCGCATATGCACCTCGGTGGCGCCGGCCTCTCGCAGCAGGCTGACAATCCGAGCGCTGGTGGTGCCGCGAACGATAGAGTCGTCGATCATCACCACCCGCTTGCCCTTGATATTCTCTCGCAGTACATTCAGCTTGATCTTCACCGCGTCCTCACGCTGACCTTGGGTAGGCTGAATAAAGCTGCGGCCGATGTAGCGGTTCTTGATAAATCCAATGCCGTAAGGGATGCCGCTCTCCTGGGCATAGCCCAAGGCGGCGTCCAGGCCGCTGTCCGGCACGCCGATGACAATATCCGCGTCTACCGGGTGCTCCTTCGCCAGGTACGCACCGGCCCGCATTCTGGCGTGCTGCACAGACACGCCCTCAATCACACTATCCGGCCGAGCAAAATAGATGTACTCAAACACACAAATATGGCGTGGTCCGCCGCAATGGGTGGTAATGGAGCGCACGCCTTCCTTGCTGATCACAACGATCTCGCCGGGAGCAATATCCCGCACAAAGTGAGCGCCGATGGAATCCAGCGCACAACTCTCCGACGCCACCACATAAGCATCGTCCGCAGTCTTACCCAGACAAAGAGGCCGAAAGCCATTGGGGTCGCGAAATGCAATGAGT comes from Oscillospiraceae bacterium and encodes:
- the purF gene encoding amidophosphoribosyltransferase yields the protein MFDSLHEECGVFGVFENQTTTVAQTAYLALFALQHRGQESCGIAVNDDGVFRHHRGDGLVPDVFSKEQLAALGTGNMAIGHVRYSTTGGKNANNIQPLVIRHIKGNLAVAHNGNLVNAPELRRQFELKGAIFHGTSDTESIAYSIVEERLHSKSTEEAIEKIMPRLQGAFSCVVMTATKLIAFRDPNGFRPLCLGKTADDAYVVASESCALDSIGAHFVRDIAPGEIVVISKEGVRSITTHCGGPRHICVFEYIYFARPDSVIEGVSVQHARMRAGAYLAKEHPVDADIVIGVPDSGLDAALGYAQESGIPYGIGFIKNRYIGRSFIQPTQGQREDAVKIKLNVLRENIKGKRVVMIDDSIVRGTTSARIVSLLREAGATEVHMRVSAPPFRHPCFFGTDIDSEENLIACKFHEISEISCQLGVDSLGYLSVESTHELAKESGFDFCDGCFTGHYPIPTPKQQSKDKFEEKLNQFSSYYQVLD